In Spirochaeta lutea, a single genomic region encodes these proteins:
- a CDS encoding sulfite exporter TauE/SafE family protein — MSMQLLLPGVFFVTALLYSTAGFGGGSTYSAVLSQTSLPRFMIPLVSLPCNIVVSGTGFFRLLRSGEVPVRQLLRITLVSVPAAFLGGLVPVSRRLFVLLLGILLLYAGVQALITHLIPTSRPTPSPGADTAPVTPRRPLSLGIRPDPPARFSAQESREQSLLPQNFPGPFLYAAGTAIGFVSGITGIGGGIVLSPLLWRYTSLAPRAIAGMSSGFILLNSLAGLSGQIIKSGLPDSSILNLTAGLVIAVALGGQIGSRILTRSISVRVLGIGTGSLLVAAAIRLIGM; from the coding sequence ATGAGCATGCAGCTTCTCCTGCCAGGGGTCTTTTTTGTCACCGCCCTGCTCTACAGTACCGCCGGGTTCGGGGGAGGCTCCACCTATTCGGCGGTGCTGAGCCAAACCAGCCTGCCCCGGTTCATGATTCCCCTGGTCAGTCTGCCCTGCAATATTGTGGTTTCCGGTACGGGCTTTTTCCGCCTGTTGCGGTCAGGAGAGGTTCCGGTCCGCCAGCTTCTGAGAATCACCCTGGTTTCGGTCCCCGCGGCCTTCTTGGGCGGCCTGGTTCCGGTATCCCGCCGGCTCTTTGTCCTTCTTCTGGGGATTCTGCTGCTTTACGCCGGGGTCCAGGCCCTTATTACTCATCTGATTCCAACATCCCGCCCCACCCCCAGCCCTGGGGCCGATACCGCCCCGGTTACCCCCCGGAGGCCCTTGTCCTTGGGAATCCGCCCAGATCCGCCTGCCCGATTTTCAGCCCAGGAATCCCGGGAGCAGTCCCTGTTACCCCAGAACTTCCCCGGTCCATTTCTCTACGCCGCCGGTACGGCCATCGGTTTTGTCAGCGGTATCACCGGCATCGGAGGGGGAATAGTACTATCACCCCTGCTCTGGCGGTATACCAGTCTGGCACCCCGGGCCATCGCCGGAATGTCCTCGGGGTTCATCCTCCTGAACTCCCTGGCGGGGCTGTCGGGTCAGATCATTAAGTCGGGGCTTCCCGATTCCTCCATCCTGAACCTCACCGCCGGGCTGGTCATCGCCGTTGCCCTGGGCGGACAGATTGGATCCAGGATTCTCACCCGGTCAATTTCCGTCAGGGTATTGGGCATCGGCACGGGTTCTCTGCTGGTCGCGGCTGCAATTCGCCTCATTGGGATGTAG
- a CDS encoding TolB family protein, whose amino-acid sequence MTTRSIVHRLILVLVLGTIALLPGTADVFSSPKALYQIKTDHFTFIFSEETRQSAEYLAHRAEAMYARIAGLLDQPMNLHIPVVITPDTDQLNGYFTAMPSNRIVLYQAPLLPNAGFATYNHTLEKLFLHELTHAVSMNIRAPIYRFLSWIVGDIILPAGLTASQNFIEGVTVSFESLDGYGRANGTAYAQVIQQDILEDRFMTFNETSGIRRNYPGGSWYIYGGWFSRYLQETYGMESYAELWKEFGALRGIWDSLLFPGAFRRVYRQPLTDVWEDFRRWMSLKIPVVTQTLPVTQDWDSIQAITARGDQVYYAGSEGIYLLQLSTGKRTRLASADQSVNRLSLSPDGQRLLISSFRPSEPGLARAQLRIYNLAARRFESTELPRGLTEAAFTPEGILALRIQGYSTDLVHLDHQGRETTLYRGSLTSIPSHPGIYQSGYIHFLLQQGGVKAIARLHRESGEIEILQSSIPLGEIRTLSITDQGITFAWDNNLTMFKAGRLGPRGLELQTTPISGAVAYPVLTEDSLVYVGSFSMGERIMEYPLDNPAMTPTPADHTWIPLDSWSAPHRTTSSLGRPADTFQPLDFSPEQGTDQLPALESKPYYPITRVLLPQQRIPTLVLDPMAEELKDLVQGAGIITMSSDPTERLYLDWYATYLWNWRFVDGGIALRETSLPVDLLLSVTDGFTFPSPLLSRAYRTLRASLGVGDQISFSPSQRRLSWQVDSGVIFQSSGPQSDIGVTSPYQWDLGGPVIPISAQVGYSELYGGIFPPYEQRGIYSQLSWHGLIRGVDTSPELPNFAALKAGFTLPFLSLALDAAGFLSLQEDVGFLPYGAILNNQLFPGSIHQPQYFAYGSYQETPSPYYVSAQASSTIRFDIGKSLPGQFYLQKGSLGGGYRMAFLNGDYLDSLYLQAALTFHWSQGTIEVLPLRLGIEAEYTLREPAGQGWQIRLLSVLDIAGLL is encoded by the coding sequence ATGACCACACGATCCATAGTCCACCGACTCATTCTTGTCCTGGTTCTGGGTACCATCGCTCTCCTGCCCGGTACTGCCGATGTATTTTCGTCCCCCAAGGCCCTGTACCAGATTAAAACCGACCATTTCACCTTCATTTTTTCTGAAGAAACCCGGCAAAGCGCAGAGTACCTGGCGCATCGGGCTGAGGCTATGTATGCACGGATAGCCGGCCTGTTGGATCAGCCCATGAACCTCCATATACCCGTGGTTATTACCCCGGATACGGATCAACTCAACGGCTACTTTACCGCCATGCCCTCCAACCGCATCGTGCTGTACCAGGCTCCCCTGCTGCCCAATGCAGGGTTTGCCACCTACAACCATACCCTGGAAAAGCTCTTTCTCCACGAACTTACCCATGCCGTGAGTATGAACATTCGGGCTCCCATCTACCGATTTCTTTCATGGATCGTGGGAGACATAATTCTCCCCGCAGGCCTAACGGCTTCCCAAAACTTCATCGAGGGGGTAACGGTCTCCTTCGAGAGTTTGGACGGGTACGGCCGCGCCAACGGCACCGCATACGCCCAGGTTATCCAGCAGGATATCCTCGAAGACCGGTTCATGACCTTCAACGAGACCTCGGGTATACGCCGTAACTACCCCGGGGGCTCCTGGTACATCTACGGCGGATGGTTTAGCCGCTATCTTCAGGAAACCTATGGCATGGAATCCTACGCCGAGCTTTGGAAGGAGTTCGGGGCCCTCAGGGGCATATGGGACTCCCTGCTCTTTCCCGGTGCATTCCGCAGGGTGTACCGCCAGCCCCTCACCGATGTTTGGGAGGATTTCCGCCGGTGGATGAGCCTCAAAATCCCGGTGGTAACCCAGACCCTGCCCGTTACTCAGGACTGGGACAGCATCCAGGCTATAACCGCCCGGGGAGACCAGGTGTATTATGCCGGAAGCGAGGGGATTTACCTCCTCCAGCTCAGTACGGGCAAGCGAACCCGCCTGGCCTCGGCAGACCAATCGGTCAACCGGTTATCCCTTTCCCCGGACGGTCAGCGCCTGCTGATCAGTTCGTTTCGTCCCTCCGAACCGGGGCTTGCCCGGGCCCAGCTGCGGATCTATAACCTGGCGGCCCGCCGTTTTGAATCCACCGAACTGCCCCGGGGTCTCACCGAGGCCGCCTTCACCCCCGAGGGAATTCTTGCCCTGCGTATCCAGGGGTATAGCACCGATCTGGTGCACCTAGATCACCAGGGAAGAGAAACCACCCTCTACCGCGGCAGTCTAACCAGTATCCCCTCCCATCCCGGGATCTATCAGTCCGGGTACATCCACTTTCTTTTACAGCAGGGGGGAGTCAAGGCCATCGCCCGACTTCATCGGGAATCCGGGGAGATTGAAATCCTCCAAAGCTCCATACCCTTGGGAGAGATCCGCACCCTGTCCATCACCGACCAGGGCATAACCTTCGCCTGGGATAACAACCTCACCATGTTCAAGGCCGGCCGTCTGGGCCCCCGGGGGCTGGAACTGCAGACCACCCCCATCTCCGGAGCCGTCGCCTACCCGGTCCTGACCGAGGATTCCCTGGTGTACGTCGGGAGCTTCTCCATGGGGGAACGGATCATGGAATACCCCCTGGACAACCCCGCCATGACGCCGACCCCGGCTGACCACACCTGGATCCCCCTGGATTCCTGGTCCGCCCCCCATCGGACTACCAGTTCCCTGGGCCGTCCGGCGGATACCTTCCAGCCCCTGGACTTTTCCCCCGAGCAAGGAACCGATCAACTACCGGCCCTGGAATCAAAACCCTACTACCCCATTACCCGGGTGCTTCTACCCCAGCAACGGATTCCGACCCTGGTTCTGGATCCCATGGCCGAGGAACTGAAAGATCTGGTGCAGGGTGCGGGGATCATAACCATGTCCAGTGATCCTACCGAGAGGCTCTACCTAGATTGGTATGCAACCTACCTGTGGAATTGGCGATTCGTAGATGGGGGGATTGCTCTTCGGGAAACAAGCCTGCCGGTAGATCTCCTTCTTTCTGTGACGGACGGCTTTACCTTTCCCAGCCCCCTGCTCAGCCGGGCTTACCGCACCCTCCGGGCGAGCCTGGGGGTGGGAGATCAGATTTCCTTTTCCCCTTCCCAGCGCAGGTTGTCCTGGCAGGTTGATTCTGGGGTGATTTTCCAGAGTTCAGGCCCCCAGAGCGACATTGGGGTCACCAGTCCCTACCAGTGGGATCTGGGCGGGCCGGTTATTCCCATCAGCGCCCAGGTTGGGTACAGCGAACTCTACGGGGGAATCTTCCCGCCCTATGAGCAGCGGGGAATATACTCCCAACTCTCCTGGCACGGCCTGATCCGCGGTGTGGATACCAGCCCCGAACTCCCCAATTTCGCAGCCCTCAAGGCCGGTTTCACCCTTCCCTTCCTGAGCCTAGCCCTGGACGCAGCCGGATTTCTCAGCCTCCAGGAGGATGTCGGATTCCTCCCCTATGGGGCGATCCTGAATAACCAACTCTTTCCCGGGAGCATCCATCAGCCCCAGTACTTTGCCTACGGAAGCTACCAGGAAACACCCAGCCCCTACTACGTCAGCGCCCAGGCCTCCAGCACCATCCGCTTTGACATCGGCAAGAGCCTGCCTGGTCAATTCTATCTGCAAAAGGGCTCCCTGGGAGGGGGATACCGTATGGCCTTCCTCAACGGCGACTACCTGGATTCCCTCTACCTGCAAGCCGCCCTAACCTTTCACTGGAGCCAGGGAACCATTGAAGTGCTTCCCCTGCGCCTGGGCATTGAGGCGGAATACACCCTTCGGGAGCCCGCCGGGCAGGGCTGGCAGATCCGGCTGCTGAGTGTCCTGGATATAGCAGGGCTTCTCTGA
- a CDS encoding sulfurtransferase, translated as MSSLRIDVQDLASWLGVQGSSPSGLGRDSGPGAGSSEGAGHTHQGEKGSSKPLVIDCRGESDYAKGHVPGAVNLPAGRLQDPLSERGALLPWPELAQRLARVGIGAEGPVVLYDDSGLVPSARLFWILECFGRGQVQLLDGGIPGWQSAGFELESRENPGTAVPPLAVPVAVPHALALKSHIEEALEDPNTVIVDARSEAEYRGVLPTAKRNGHIPGAVHCNWEEHIRDLFDPTFRPLEELRERYRGLGLSPENQVIVYCRSGARSSHSYLTLRMLGYTRVRNYAGSWLEWGNDPHTPVESDV; from the coding sequence ATGAGCAGTCTACGGATCGATGTACAGGATTTGGCTTCCTGGCTCGGCGTGCAGGGGAGTTCCCCCTCCGGGCTGGGTAGGGATTCCGGTCCCGGAGCCGGCTCCTCCGAGGGAGCAGGGCATACCCACCAGGGTGAGAAGGGTTCTTCCAAGCCCTTGGTAATCGATTGCCGGGGCGAGTCTGACTATGCCAAGGGACATGTTCCCGGGGCGGTGAATTTACCCGCTGGCCGGTTACAGGACCCCCTGAGCGAGCGGGGAGCCTTGCTTCCCTGGCCGGAGCTGGCCCAGCGTCTGGCCCGGGTGGGGATCGGCGCCGAGGGACCGGTGGTGCTCTATGATGACAGCGGGTTGGTGCCCTCGGCCCGGTTGTTCTGGATCTTGGAGTGTTTCGGCCGGGGGCAGGTTCAGCTCCTGGACGGCGGCATTCCGGGGTGGCAGTCCGCTGGGTTTGAGCTGGAAAGCCGGGAAAATCCGGGGACAGCCGTACCCCCCCTGGCCGTACCGGTGGCGGTTCCCCATGCCCTGGCGTTAAAATCACACATAGAAGAGGCTCTGGAAGATCCGAATACGGTGATCGTGGATGCCCGGAGCGAGGCCGAGTACCGGGGGGTATTGCCCACGGCGAAGAGGAACGGCCATATTCCCGGTGCGGTACACTGTAATTGGGAGGAGCATATCCGCGATCTCTTCGATCCCACCTTTCGGCCCCTGGAGGAGCTTCGGGAGCGTTACCGCGGCCTGGGGCTGAGTCCGGAGAACCAGGTGATCGTGTACTGCCGGTCCGGGGCGCGGTCGAGCCACAGCTATTTGACCTTGCGGATGCTGGGGTACACCCGGGTGCGTAACTACGCCGGTTCCTGGCTGGAGTGGGGCAACGATCCCCATACCCCGGTGGAGAGTGATGTGTAG
- a CDS encoding sulfurtransferase TusA family protein: MADQVLDIQGDVCPYTFVKSKKAVEQLASGQILEIHLGNSESASNVPRSLDLEGHEVLEIEKPGAGHWVVRVKRA, from the coding sequence ATGGCAGATCAGGTTTTGGATATTCAGGGGGATGTTTGTCCCTACACCTTCGTAAAGTCGAAAAAGGCCGTGGAGCAGTTAGCTTCGGGCCAGATACTGGAGATTCACCTAGGAAACAGTGAATCCGCATCCAATGTACCCCGGTCCCTTGATTTGGAAGGGCACGAGGTGCTGGAGATTGAGAAGCCCGGTGCAGGACATTGGGTGGTCCGGGTAAAGCGGGCCTAG
- a CDS encoding sulfurtransferase, which yields MTRFTSEEGRGVSRGFRIAALAVLGVLVLGFQGFAGGSSEPQESAARGQEAQGQEAQDADGSSQEQPAQGVSRTPGDEILVDPQWLAENQDSVTIIDASGNLDDFLEGHIPGAALLPRESVWDTVSGVSGMLPDPEIAALDIADAGVFQDRPVVVYDGGNGLWASRVFWALEYLGHSRVHILDGGLAAWTAAGLELSAEAEVPARGDFTANPQPELIADADYILANLDNQSVTVLDTRSAGEYTGEDVRAARGGHIPGSVNIEWTQNVGQGRSFKPAGELAQLYDQVVDQSDEAVALCQTGVRGAHSYVALRLLGYQKVRVYDGSWAEWGNREDLPVEQL from the coding sequence ATGACGAGGTTTACTAGTGAAGAGGGCCGCGGCGTTTCCCGGGGCTTTAGGATAGCCGCTCTGGCGGTTTTGGGAGTTCTTGTTTTGGGATTCCAGGGTTTCGCCGGGGGCAGCTCTGAGCCCCAGGAATCCGCGGCTCGAGGCCAGGAGGCACAGGGCCAAGAGGCACAGGACGCAGACGGGAGCAGCCAGGAACAACCGGCTCAGGGAGTATCCCGGACACCAGGAGATGAAATCTTGGTGGATCCCCAGTGGTTGGCAGAAAATCAGGACTCGGTGACGATCATTGATGCATCGGGGAACCTGGATGACTTTCTGGAGGGACATATTCCCGGAGCGGCGCTTCTGCCCAGGGAATCGGTCTGGGATACGGTGAGCGGGGTTTCGGGGATGCTTCCGGATCCGGAAATAGCCGCCCTGGATATCGCTGACGCCGGGGTATTTCAGGACCGTCCGGTGGTGGTGTACGACGGCGGTAACGGCCTGTGGGCATCCCGGGTGTTCTGGGCCCTGGAGTACCTGGGGCATTCCCGGGTGCATATTCTGGACGGCGGACTTGCTGCTTGGACGGCCGCTGGGTTAGAGCTCAGTGCCGAGGCTGAGGTGCCTGCCCGGGGTGATTTCACTGCTAATCCCCAGCCCGAACTCATCGCCGACGCGGACTACATTCTTGCGAACCTGGATAACCAGAGCGTTACGGTCTTGGATACCCGGAGTGCCGGAGAGTATACCGGAGAGGATGTCAGGGCGGCCCGGGGCGGCCATATTCCCGGCTCGGTTAACATCGAGTGGACCCAGAATGTGGGTCAGGGGCGCAGTTTCAAGCCCGCAGGCGAGCTGGCCCAACTGTACGACCAGGTGGTGGATCAAAGCGACGAGGCTGTGGCCCTCTGCCAGACCGGCGTACGGGGTGCCCATAGTTACGTAGCTCTGCGCCTCCTGGGATACCAGAAGGTCCGGGTATACGACGGATCCTGGGCTGAATGGGGAAACCGGGAAGATCTTCCGGTAGAACAGCTCTAA
- a CDS encoding YeeE/YedE family protein — protein MIEIGGGLLLGVVLGWALQRGGFCMNSAFRSIVFEKDKSLLRAWFLVLVINIPGVTLLQDLGVLYPQTAPLFWPALIVGGLMFGVGMVLAGGCASGTYYRAGRGMLGSWGALVGFLIGTAALDGGALAPVQRVLRGPVLDVQGREATLFNVTGLESIAGRWIIVGLIVAALTVYLVRAPKQKFVIGWGWKRTGLTVGIIALAAWLLSALVGRDFGLSFTQPSAALIRLMVSGDGSGVGLPLYILIGVPLGAYGSAWIQGEAQWRLPDARTFARQTGGGLVMGAGAAIAGGCNIGHGITGIATLGIGSILGVFSIMAGCWIMTWLVIQGHKNETIRP, from the coding sequence ATGATTGAAATAGGAGGAGGTCTCCTGCTGGGAGTTGTTCTGGGATGGGCCTTGCAGCGCGGCGGATTCTGCATGAACAGCGCATTCCGGAGCATTGTATTCGAGAAGGATAAGAGCCTGTTACGGGCATGGTTTCTGGTGTTGGTGATTAATATTCCCGGGGTAACCCTGCTCCAGGATCTGGGGGTGTTGTACCCCCAGACCGCACCCCTGTTCTGGCCCGCCCTTATTGTAGGCGGACTGATGTTTGGGGTCGGCATGGTACTGGCAGGGGGCTGCGCTAGCGGAACCTACTACCGGGCCGGCCGGGGCATGCTGGGTTCCTGGGGTGCCCTGGTGGGATTTTTGATCGGAACCGCGGCCCTGGACGGGGGAGCACTGGCCCCGGTACAGCGCGTTCTCCGGGGACCGGTTCTGGATGTCCAGGGACGGGAAGCGACCCTGTTTAATGTGACGGGGCTGGAGAGTATTGCCGGACGATGGATTATCGTCGGGTTGATTGTAGCGGCTTTGACTGTGTATCTGGTGCGGGCCCCGAAGCAGAAGTTTGTGATCGGCTGGGGCTGGAAGAGAACGGGGTTGACGGTGGGAATCATCGCCCTGGCGGCCTGGCTGCTATCCGCCCTGGTGGGGCGGGATTTCGGGCTTTCCTTCACCCAACCCAGTGCAGCCCTGATTCGGCTGATGGTATCCGGGGACGGTTCAGGGGTGGGATTGCCGCTGTACATCCTCATCGGGGTTCCCCTGGGAGCCTACGGATCAGCCTGGATCCAGGGGGAGGCCCAGTGGCGGCTTCCCGATGCCCGGACCTTTGCCCGGCAGACCGGGGGCGGATTGGTCATGGGGGCCGGGGCGGCCATTGCCGGGGGGTGTAACATCGGCCACGGCATTACCGGTATTGCAACCCTGGGCATCGGTTCCATCCTGGGGGTGTTCAGCATCATGGCAGGGTGTTGGATCATGACCTGGCTGGTTATTCAGGGTCATAAGAATGAAACAATACGTCCATAA
- a CDS encoding YncE family protein, translating into MAGIPESWKRFRGPVAALGTAAAITALAGLHQNPGPAGLQVLGAGAPGLESQAAVGDLPGAELPETAEPAEGALFLVLPQARELVALDTAGQEVVARVGLPQVPLAVVPTPGGVSVFVLFEDSDVIRVYSAQTFELQNEIATGLGALRALSFSPNGDRVWVISPAPGEEEGETEVVTEFSHRLLELSDPRSARIPRGFGPVLPNRRGTRLYRPGAEGIGIIFSQNLEVIETLPTSLELAAFDGGYTELWGLNGQGQVTVVDERTGGEVATFDADLQLRPPVVTDVVSFVEASGRGLVQFAPRSREVTARIGLDFRVQALTRGPGETVLALGAGGEAAQIAMGRVVRRWKVAAEEGGSGDWAWPGGEDVLGDDVWGVASLVQKNGSFACF; encoded by the coding sequence ATGGCAGGAATACCGGAGTCATGGAAACGGTTTCGGGGGCCCGTGGCAGCCTTAGGAACGGCAGCAGCCATCACTGCCCTGGCGGGGTTGCATCAGAACCCCGGCCCGGCGGGTTTGCAGGTTCTGGGTGCGGGGGCGCCGGGGCTGGAATCACAGGCCGCAGTAGGAGATCTACCCGGGGCCGAGCTACCCGAGACTGCTGAGCCGGCCGAGGGGGCACTGTTTTTGGTTCTGCCCCAGGCTCGCGAACTGGTGGCCCTGGATACTGCCGGCCAGGAGGTCGTTGCCCGGGTAGGGTTGCCCCAGGTTCCCCTGGCAGTAGTGCCCACCCCCGGGGGAGTCTCCGTATTTGTCCTGTTTGAGGATAGTGATGTAATCCGGGTGTACAGCGCCCAGACCTTTGAATTGCAAAATGAGATTGCCACGGGGCTGGGAGCCCTCCGGGCCTTGAGCTTTTCGCCCAACGGCGACCGGGTATGGGTGATTTCTCCAGCTCCCGGGGAAGAGGAGGGTGAGACCGAGGTTGTAACGGAGTTTTCCCACCGGCTATTGGAGCTATCGGATCCGCGTTCTGCCAGGATCCCCCGGGGTTTCGGACCGGTTCTGCCAAACCGCAGGGGGACCCGGCTCTACCGTCCCGGTGCGGAGGGCATTGGAATCATCTTTAGCCAGAACCTGGAGGTTATCGAGACCCTGCCGACGTCCCTGGAGCTGGCGGCCTTCGATGGGGGATACACAGAACTGTGGGGATTGAACGGCCAGGGGCAGGTTACCGTTGTGGATGAACGGACCGGCGGGGAGGTTGCCACCTTCGATGCTGATCTGCAGCTTCGGCCCCCGGTGGTGACGGATGTGGTGAGTTTTGTGGAGGCTTCCGGCCGGGGGCTGGTTCAGTTTGCGCCCCGGAGCCGTGAGGTAACGGCGAGGATTGGCCTGGACTTCCGGGTTCAGGCTCTGACCCGGGGTCCGGGAGAGACGGTGTTGGCCCTGGGAGCCGGCGGCGAAGCGGCCCAGATCGCCATGGGACGGGTTGTCCGGCGCTGGAAGGTAGCTGCCGAGGAGGGTGGATCCGGGGATTGGGCCTGGCCCGGGGGAGAGGATGTCCTGGGTGATGATGTCTGGGGTGTTGCTTCATTGGTTCAGAAAAACGGTTCGTTTGCCTGTTTTTAA
- a CDS encoding phosphatase PAP2 family protein: protein MTKPVFKPNALDLTTGLFVIINLVAIIASWQTMDNPWLVFGVYASCLITGLVAMRINRLEAWEQSPSFLKKIAATLFLILRLGYPLIYMLFFFVGVTEFQHLFFPEVLDPQFIAFDQALFGYLPVKQWMVWYDGYLISEVLHGAYFIYYLLLGILPLGLFFKDPKILERYLFAVMLVFYASALTYLVFPVAGGRYLPELKELTETLRHGPFTKLMALAYQTSSHFGAAFPSTHVAMSLVMVAGSWSYARKTAPLFILNAILVMIATVFCGYHYVADVLGAIVYVGVLYPLGLRLHQRISSGLLVPGSPRKSDPSLHPQISSEGDTGL from the coding sequence ATGACAAAGCCAGTATTCAAACCCAACGCCCTGGACCTTACCACGGGGCTTTTTGTAATCATAAACCTCGTGGCAATTATCGCCAGTTGGCAGACCATGGACAATCCTTGGCTTGTCTTCGGGGTTTACGCCTCATGTTTGATCACGGGCCTGGTGGCCATGAGGATCAACCGCTTGGAAGCCTGGGAACAGAGTCCCTCCTTCCTTAAAAAGATCGCGGCTACCCTGTTCCTCATCCTGCGCCTGGGCTATCCCCTCATTTACATGCTCTTTTTCTTTGTGGGTGTAACGGAGTTTCAGCACCTCTTCTTCCCCGAGGTACTGGATCCACAGTTTATTGCCTTCGACCAAGCCCTCTTCGGCTACCTGCCGGTAAAACAGTGGATGGTTTGGTACGACGGATATCTGATCTCCGAGGTGCTCCACGGAGCATACTTTATCTACTATCTTCTCCTGGGCATCCTGCCCCTGGGGTTATTCTTCAAGGACCCGAAGATCCTGGAACGGTACCTCTTTGCGGTCATGCTGGTATTCTACGCCTCAGCCCTTACCTACCTGGTGTTCCCCGTAGCCGGGGGACGGTATCTCCCTGAACTCAAGGAGCTCACCGAGACCCTGCGCCACGGCCCCTTTACCAAACTCATGGCCCTGGCATACCAGACAAGCTCCCACTTCGGGGCAGCCTTCCCCAGCACCCACGTGGCCATGAGCCTGGTCATGGTGGCCGGCTCCTGGAGTTATGCCCGGAAAACGGCTCCGCTGTTTATCCTGAATGCGATCTTGGTTATGATTGCCACCGTCTTCTGCGGCTATCACTACGTGGCTGATGTGTTGGGTGCGATAGTCTACGTAGGGGTTCTCTATCCCCTGGGGTTACGGCTTCACCAGCGGATCAGCTCTGGTCTTCTGGTCCCTGGTTCACCCCGGAAATCTGATCCATCATTGCATCCACAGATTTCTTCCGAAGGCGATACAGGTCTCTAA
- a CDS encoding AI-2E family transporter, with amino-acid sequence MANHHRGSKNPSTPETPAAADPNHPVTQPDHPASSGSHSQDNAGSARPGPDPRRAGSEERGIGRAAEASQRPGTGRDAEPGRGSETGRSAEAGRGSEAAQSSDAGQEPVTGQSPGSDPGKEPTAGSDLGGGSGTGSATGLPPSKRKHWRNMTPLTRTPLFRWLMYVLLSLLIVFIGAQVSFLFRPIAVLVSTLFLPVFLAGILFYLLVPVVNLLTRIRVPRTLAIVLVYLVLGGLFGIGILLAIPELRDQINSLIANTPRFIGQLQGILQQVETIEWLPVGLDVASIYEELPQRLNEFLSGLYENIGANLSAMLGLVSNIVVVVSTVPFVLFFMLKDGEKFPGYVSRIFPLQFRDEAQAIMGNMSKTLGVYIKGQMIVSGFVGVMLLLGYSIIGVRYALLLAVIALVTNLIPYIGPVIGTVPGLIVALLDSPSQMLKVLLLVVIVQQVESQLISPLVMGRQLKIHPVIIIFLLLTAGSMAGFVGLLLAVPAFAVARTAYEYLRDLYRLRKKSVDAMMDQISGVNQGPEDQS; translated from the coding sequence ATGGCTAACCATCACCGGGGATCCAAAAACCCCTCCACCCCTGAAACCCCGGCTGCTGCCGATCCTAACCACCCCGTGACCCAACCGGATCACCCGGCCTCCTCGGGATCCCATTCCCAGGATAACGCCGGTTCCGCCAGGCCCGGGCCAGATCCCCGGAGAGCCGGTTCCGAGGAGCGCGGAATAGGCCGGGCTGCCGAGGCTTCTCAGCGTCCCGGGACGGGTCGGGATGCAGAGCCAGGGCGAGGCTCCGAGACAGGACGAAGCGCCGAGGCTGGGCGAGGCTCCGAGGCTGCGCAAAGTTCCGATGCAGGCCAGGAACCTGTGACGGGACAGAGCCCCGGTTCGGATCCTGGCAAGGAACCGACAGCCGGCTCCGACCTGGGCGGCGGCTCGGGTACCGGCAGCGCCACGGGGCTTCCCCCTTCAAAACGGAAACATTGGCGGAACATGACACCCCTTACCCGGACTCCCCTCTTCCGATGGCTCATGTATGTCCTGCTGAGCCTCCTGATTGTGTTTATCGGGGCTCAGGTCAGTTTTCTGTTCCGGCCTATAGCTGTATTAGTGAGTACCCTCTTTTTACCGGTGTTTTTGGCAGGGATACTCTTCTACCTTCTGGTCCCGGTGGTTAACCTTCTAACCCGGATCCGGGTACCGCGAACCCTGGCGATCGTCCTGGTGTACCTGGTGTTGGGGGGACTCTTCGGCATCGGGATCCTCCTGGCCATACCCGAGCTTCGGGACCAGATAAACTCCCTCATCGCCAATACCCCTCGGTTCATCGGACAGCTCCAGGGGATTCTGCAGCAGGTGGAGACCATAGAGTGGCTGCCCGTGGGTTTGGATGTGGCAAGCATCTACGAGGAACTGCCCCAACGCTTGAACGAGTTTCTTTCGGGATTGTATGAGAATATAGGGGCGAACCTGAGTGCCATGCTGGGGCTGGTGTCCAACATTGTAGTGGTAGTGTCCACGGTTCCCTTCGTACTTTTCTTCATGCTCAAAGACGGAGAAAAGTTCCCAGGGTATGTGTCCCGGATTTTTCCCCTGCAGTTCCGGGATGAGGCGCAAGCCATCATGGGGAACATGAGCAAGACCCTGGGGGTGTACATCAAGGGGCAGATGATCGTCAGCGGTTTTGTGGGGGTCATGCTCCTGCTGGGTTACAGCATCATCGGGGTGCGCTATGCCCTGTTGTTGGCCGTCATCGCCCTGGTTACCAACCTCATTCCCTACATCGGACCGGTTATCGGGACGGTACCGGGGCTGATTGTAGCCCTGCTGGATAGTCCTTCCCAGATGCTTAAGGTTCTTTTATTAGTGGTGATTGTACAGCAGGTGGAAAGCCAGCTGATATCGCCCCTGGTAATGGGGCGTCAGCTCAAAATCCACCCGGTAATCATTATTTTCCTGTTGTTGACTGCGGGGAGTATGGCGGGGTTTGTGGGATTACTCCTGGCTGTTCCCGCCTTTGCTGTGGCAAGAACAGCCTACGAGTACCTTAGAGACCTGTATCGCCTTCGGAAGAAATCTGTGGATGCAATGATGGATCAGATTTCCGGGGTGAACCAGGGACCAGAAGACCAGAGCTGA